The genomic DNA ATCTTATTATTCTGTTCATTTCCTCTCCTTGAAAAAATTTTGTAAGGAATATATTTTTCCTGCCATGAAAATGCTGAAAAATATTTTATCAAACAATAAAAATAGGAAGATACTGGTAATGCCTGTTGGTCTGTCAGGTAGTGGAAAAACAACGCTTTATAAAGAGCTTTCTAAGGATTTTGATATCCAGTTAATATCTTTTGACAGGTTAAGGATTGATATTTTCAGGAAGGAAACGGGAAAAACAGACTACAGGGAGGCATTCAAATATATCTCACAAAA from Persephonella sp. includes the following:
- a CDS encoding AAA family ATPase, whose amino-acid sequence is MKMLKNILSNNKNRKILVMPVGLSGSGKTTLYKELSKDFDIQLISFDRLRIDIFRKETGKTDYREAFKYISQKKIKLLPIAKDIFRKTKKNIIYIDNTNLKKKSRNKFLC